A genome region from Fodinibius salicampi includes the following:
- a CDS encoding SPFH domain-containing protein has product MIELISQGVLGLLSIYVLFKFIQSIQLVPTQKAYIVERLGNYHKTLGPGFHALVPFFDQVRYKQDLREETIEVEPQECFTKDNVKVEVDGVIYLAVIDPVNASYGVTDYRFAAVQLAQTTTRSIIGTMDLDDTFEDRAIINKEVVEVLSEMEKAWGIRVLRYEIKNIYTPKTIQNAMERQMTAERNRRATIAKSEGIMQSTINDAEGEKREIINISEGEMQRQINEAEGVAEEIKSLAEATAISIEEIADALSKDKGKEAMQMRLAEQYINQLSKLASEKNDVIIPKDVTNYDAIMSGLSLDKISIVPEESDLKK; this is encoded by the coding sequence ATGATAGAACTCATCAGTCAAGGCGTACTCGGACTTTTAAGTATTTATGTACTATTCAAATTCATTCAATCCATTCAGCTTGTACCTACTCAGAAAGCATACATTGTTGAACGGCTTGGAAATTATCATAAGACCCTGGGACCGGGCTTTCATGCCTTAGTGCCCTTCTTTGACCAGGTTAGGTACAAACAGGATCTGCGAGAAGAAACGATCGAGGTAGAGCCACAGGAATGTTTTACTAAGGATAACGTAAAAGTAGAAGTTGATGGCGTCATTTACTTGGCCGTTATAGACCCGGTGAATGCCAGTTACGGGGTAACAGATTACCGTTTCGCCGCGGTTCAACTGGCACAAACCACGACTCGTTCTATCATAGGAACCATGGACCTGGATGACACTTTCGAAGATCGCGCTATCATTAATAAAGAAGTGGTTGAAGTCCTCAGTGAAATGGAAAAAGCTTGGGGGATCCGGGTGCTTCGATATGAAATCAAAAATATATACACTCCCAAAACCATTCAAAATGCTATGGAGCGTCAGATGACGGCCGAACGCAACCGTCGGGCTACGATTGCTAAATCGGAGGGAATCATGCAGTCGACGATCAATGATGCGGAGGGAGAGAAGCGAGAAATTATCAATATATCAGAAGGAGAAATGCAGCGCCAAATTAATGAAGCAGAAGGAGTTGCAGAAGAGATCAAATCACTGGCAGAAGCGACGGCTATCTCGATTGAAGAAATAGCTGACGCACTTTCTAAGGATAAAGGAAAAGAAGCTATGCAAATGCGTTTGGCTGAGCAATATATCAATCAGCTTTCAAAGTTGGCCAGCGAAAAAAATGATGTCATTATTCCTAAAGACGTGACCAATTACGACGCTATTATGAGTGGACTTTCCCTGGATAAAATCTCAATTGTGCCGGAAGAAAGTGATCTAAAAAAATAA
- a CDS encoding Lon protease family protein: MAELEADSLYRKCNPASLEFETTDEIKNSTTVIGQDRLSASLEFGTGMGKDGFNIFALGPNQINKQDHLKEFFEEKSADQPVPSDICYVNNFDDHYKPNVLELPAGRGCELHKQMDQFIDDLVPTLTSAFETEEYQNRRQSLQEQVQQEQGQTFEDLKNKAKEKGLALVRTPAGFSFAPLNEEGEIMGKEEIQNLSEEKREELEEKTQDLQEELQKIIQKMPSNRRKARERLKELDEEIATYAIKDLFDEIRDNFSELDNVQEFLDDVELDIVENVQSIMGNQNQSGQGNQLMQMMGGQQSQQRTSKNPVLDRYRVNVMVDNSEAEGAPVIYEDNPNYKNLIGRVEYQSKMGTLSTNFNLIKPGALHRANGGYLILDARQVLLEPFAWEGLKRALKSGELKIESLGESYSMVSTVSLEPEPIQLDVKVILTGERLLYYLLCEYDPEFNKLFKVEADFEDEIDRTEGNNNRYAQLIAGLIDKHELRAFDKKAVARVIEQGSRMVSDNEKLSAQTNEITDLLKEADHWADKSENGQDIVTYEDVEKAIEQKIYRSSRLRDRIQESINRDSIFIDTSGEEVGQINGLSVAKVGNLMFGRPNRITARVQLGKGEIIDIEREVDMSGSIHSKGVLILKGFLGGRYARERPLSLSASLVFEQSYSHIDGDSASSAELYALLSAIGSIPLKQSFSVTGSVNQHGKIQPIGGVNEKIEGFFDICNQRGLTGEQGVLIPSANEKNLMLRNDVVEAVQKDQFHIYSIETVDEGMELLTGLDMGELQEDGSYPEGTINYKITQKLNQLAEKRKAFSKSENSQE, encoded by the coding sequence TTGGCAGAACTGGAAGCAGATTCTCTTTACAGGAAGTGCAACCCCGCGTCATTGGAATTCGAAACTACTGATGAGATTAAAAATTCCACGACCGTCATAGGTCAGGATCGGTTATCCGCATCCCTGGAGTTTGGAACCGGCATGGGTAAAGACGGCTTTAACATTTTTGCGCTCGGTCCAAACCAAATTAACAAGCAGGACCATCTGAAAGAGTTCTTCGAAGAAAAGTCGGCGGATCAACCTGTTCCATCCGATATTTGTTACGTAAATAATTTTGACGATCATTATAAGCCAAACGTGCTTGAGCTGCCGGCTGGGCGCGGATGCGAGTTACACAAGCAGATGGATCAGTTCATCGATGATTTGGTTCCTACCCTTACATCTGCATTTGAAACGGAAGAATATCAAAACCGACGACAATCCCTGCAAGAACAGGTTCAGCAGGAACAGGGACAGACTTTTGAGGACCTTAAAAACAAAGCTAAAGAAAAGGGATTGGCTTTAGTTCGAACTCCTGCCGGTTTCTCTTTTGCCCCTTTAAACGAAGAGGGAGAAATAATGGGCAAAGAAGAGATACAAAATTTATCAGAAGAAAAACGGGAAGAACTGGAAGAAAAAACCCAGGATTTGCAGGAAGAGCTGCAGAAAATTATCCAAAAGATGCCTTCCAACAGGCGTAAAGCCCGGGAGCGTCTAAAAGAACTAGACGAAGAAATCGCAACCTATGCCATTAAAGATTTATTTGATGAAATCCGTGATAATTTCTCCGAACTGGATAATGTGCAGGAATTCCTGGACGATGTAGAACTCGACATTGTCGAAAATGTACAATCCATTATGGGCAACCAGAACCAATCCGGTCAGGGTAATCAATTGATGCAGATGATGGGTGGACAACAATCACAACAGAGAACGTCCAAAAATCCCGTTCTGGACCGCTATCGTGTAAATGTGATGGTTGACAATAGCGAAGCGGAAGGTGCACCCGTTATCTATGAAGATAATCCCAACTATAAAAATTTAATTGGCCGGGTTGAATATCAATCCAAAATGGGAACACTTTCTACAAACTTTAACCTGATTAAACCCGGTGCCCTCCACCGTGCTAATGGCGGGTACCTGATCCTGGACGCCCGCCAGGTACTGCTCGAACCCTTTGCCTGGGAAGGTTTAAAAAGGGCGTTAAAATCAGGGGAACTTAAGATTGAATCGCTGGGAGAGTCATACAGCATGGTCAGCACGGTATCGCTGGAGCCCGAGCCCATCCAGTTAGACGTAAAAGTAATATTAACGGGCGAAAGACTGTTATACTATCTGCTTTGCGAATACGATCCTGAATTTAACAAGCTGTTCAAGGTGGAAGCAGACTTTGAGGATGAAATTGACCGTACGGAGGGAAACAACAACCGGTACGCCCAGCTTATAGCAGGATTAATTGATAAACATGAGCTTCGTGCCTTTGATAAAAAAGCGGTTGCCCGGGTAATAGAACAAGGATCGCGTATGGTCAGTGACAATGAAAAACTGTCTGCCCAAACCAATGAAATTACTGATTTGCTAAAAGAAGCTGATCATTGGGCGGATAAAAGTGAAAATGGACAGGATATTGTAACCTACGAAGACGTTGAAAAAGCGATCGAGCAAAAAATTTATCGTTCCTCACGCCTCCGCGATAGAATTCAGGAAAGTATTAATCGCGACTCTATCTTTATCGACACCTCCGGGGAAGAAGTCGGACAAATAAATGGCCTTTCCGTCGCCAAGGTGGGAAATTTAATGTTCGGTCGGCCTAACCGCATTACCGCCCGCGTACAGCTTGGCAAAGGTGAGATTATAGATATTGAACGTGAAGTGGACATGAGCGGATCCATCCACTCCAAAGGCGTGTTGATTTTAAAAGGGTTCCTGGGGGGACGCTATGCCCGGGAACGGCCGCTCTCCCTTTCCGCCAGCCTCGTATTTGAACAATCGTATTCTCATATCGATGGAGACAGTGCTTCTTCTGCTGAACTGTATGCCTTGCTATCAGCAATTGGAAGTATCCCGTTAAAACAGTCATTCAGCGTCACCGGATCGGTCAACCAGCATGGGAAGATACAGCCTATTGGCGGAGTCAATGAAAAAATTGAAGGATTTTTTGATATTTGCAATCAACGCGGACTTACCGGCGAACAGGGCGTACTTATCCCCAGTGCCAATGAAAAGAACCTGATGCTGCGCAACGATGTGGTTGAAGCGGTTCAAAAAGATCAATTTCATATTTATTCAATAGAAACCGTCGATGAAGGTATGGAATTGCTTACCGGCCTGGACATGGGGGAACTCCAGGAAGATGGCTCGTACCCCGAGGGAACCATTAATTATAAAATTACCCAAAAGCTTAATCAGCTTGCTGAAAAACGCAAAGCATTTTCGAAGTCAGAAAACAGTCAAGAATAG
- a CDS encoding universal stress protein, which produces MAEDKNHTILLREILVAIDSSPHSQAALRAAATLARLMEANIRGLFVHEEHWSRISRLPAIASINELTGKTDTLEEKGLEKQVNLLKKRLRHQLEDISRKNKISHSWESTRGQVADEILEAAKKADLITLGRRGRSFSLKNKLGSTAKAIIQKADKPILLLKEGLDLGNTVTVVFDASEASQKGLSLALSLAKRNYGKLSILVLNKDQESETRRNKELEKLIEKAEIPVSVTMLDKPSRWQLLNAINYQHAGLLVIPKKQSFLQLDSLETNLEYLNCPVLMMN; this is translated from the coding sequence ATGGCTGAAGATAAAAACCATACCATCCTGCTTCGGGAGATCCTGGTTGCTATTGATTCTTCCCCCCATAGCCAGGCAGCGCTACGAGCCGCGGCTACACTTGCCCGGCTTATGGAAGCGAACATTCGGGGACTTTTTGTTCATGAAGAACACTGGAGCCGAATAAGCAGGCTTCCTGCTATAGCCTCAATAAATGAACTTACGGGAAAAACAGATACGCTGGAAGAAAAAGGATTAGAAAAGCAGGTAAACCTCTTAAAAAAGCGGCTCCGCCACCAGTTAGAAGACATCAGCAGAAAAAACAAAATAAGTCATTCCTGGGAATCCACCCGCGGACAGGTAGCTGATGAAATCTTAGAAGCGGCAAAAAAGGCTGACCTCATCACTCTTGGCCGACGGGGACGATCATTTTCTTTAAAAAATAAGCTGGGTTCCACGGCCAAAGCCATCATTCAAAAAGCGGACAAGCCTATTCTCCTGCTAAAAGAAGGGCTGGATCTGGGTAATACAGTTACGGTTGTTTTCGATGCTTCTGAAGCAAGCCAGAAGGGACTCAGCCTGGCTCTTTCATTAGCCAAAAGGAATTATGGTAAATTATCTATTCTGGTGCTTAATAAAGATCAGGAGAGCGAAACGCGGCGAAATAAGGAACTTGAAAAATTAATAGAAAAGGCTGAGATACCTGTTTCGGTCACTATGCTTGATAAACCCAGCAGGTGGCAGCTATTAAATGCGATTAACTATCAGCATGCGGGATTATTGGTTATTCCCAAAAAACAGTCGTTCTTGCAGCTTGATTCGCTGGAAACCAACCTGGAATATCTCAACTGTCCGGTACTCATGATGAATTGA
- a CDS encoding TIGR00341 family protein: protein MTYRLLELMGSPETIKEAHDIAEEENVLGVWTDNLDKDEAVMRALVDAERTESLSDALTNRFGNEEGFRIMLFSVEATLPKPEENEDEASEDSEEEQYIGRISREELYSNISNSGEPDAVYIAMVVLSTLVAGVGLILNDVATIIGAMVIAPLLAPNVSMALAATLGDLELGWEALKANAVGLLTSLVISVLMGMMFAVNPETEQIMTRTMVDLKHIIIALAAGSAGVLAFTRGVSAAIVGVMVAVALLPPLVNVGLMLGAGYTTLALGSGILTLTNLICINLAAILTFLVQGVRPRSWWEAKNAKKAQRIAIGIWFGLLLILAAIIWYWGEFIGPDLFS from the coding sequence ATGACGTACAGACTGTTAGAACTGATGGGTTCTCCGGAAACCATTAAGGAGGCGCATGATATAGCGGAAGAAGAAAATGTGTTAGGGGTTTGGACCGATAATCTGGATAAAGATGAGGCGGTTATGCGTGCGCTTGTTGATGCTGAGCGCACAGAATCTCTTTCTGATGCTCTTACCAATCGGTTTGGTAATGAGGAGGGGTTTCGGATTATGCTCTTTTCGGTGGAAGCCACCTTGCCGAAGCCCGAAGAGAACGAAGATGAGGCAAGCGAGGATTCAGAAGAGGAGCAGTACATCGGCCGTATTAGCCGGGAGGAACTCTATTCCAATATCAGTAATAGCGGCGAGCCGGATGCGGTATACATCGCAATGGTTGTATTGTCAACACTGGTAGCAGGGGTGGGACTTATCCTGAATGATGTGGCTACCATTATAGGAGCGATGGTGATAGCACCCCTGTTAGCGCCCAATGTTTCAATGGCACTGGCAGCTACGCTGGGTGATCTTGAATTAGGGTGGGAAGCCCTAAAAGCGAATGCAGTTGGATTATTAACTTCCCTTGTCATATCCGTATTGATGGGGATGATGTTTGCTGTTAATCCGGAAACGGAACAGATTATGACCCGAACTATGGTGGATCTCAAACATATTATCATTGCCCTTGCAGCGGGGAGTGCCGGAGTATTAGCCTTCACGCGCGGGGTTTCGGCCGCTATTGTGGGTGTCATGGTGGCTGTGGCCCTGCTGCCCCCGCTGGTTAATGTGGGACTTATGCTTGGGGCCGGCTATACCACGCTTGCGCTGGGGTCCGGTATCCTGACTTTGACCAATCTAATATGCATTAACTTGGCCGCTATTCTTACTTTCCTGGTGCAGGGAGTACGTCCCCGGAGCTGGTGGGAAGCTAAAAACGCAAAAAAGGCCCAACGCATAGCGATTGGCATATGGTTTGGGCTGCTATTAATATTGGCTGCCATTATATGGTACTGGGGAGAATTTATCGGTCCCGATCTGTTTTCATAG
- a CDS encoding DUF6804 family protein, producing MTYKNHHGAVMKLLLIIGSALSFFAIADLPMGYYTFLRIYLTLVAGYMAFILYSEAGKVNGWIIMFGITAIIFNPIIPVYLHDESIWAVIDIAVGLLFAVTAFRIQSIQG from the coding sequence TTGACTTATAAAAACCATCATGGTGCTGTAATGAAGTTATTATTAATTATTGGCTCTGCTCTATCCTTCTTTGCCATAGCTGACTTGCCAATGGGGTACTATACCTTTCTGCGGATATACTTAACTCTGGTAGCAGGGTATATGGCATTTATATTGTATTCAGAAGCAGGCAAGGTAAATGGGTGGATCATTATGTTTGGAATAACTGCAATAATCTTTAATCCTATAATTCCAGTTTATCTACATGATGAATCTATTTGGGCTGTGATTGATATAGCAGTAGGGTTGTTATTTGCAGTTACTGCTTTCCGAATACAATCAATACAAGGTTAG
- a CDS encoding helix-turn-helix domain-containing protein, with the protein MVKGNEIQKALGKTVRELRLANNLSQEKLAELASLDRSYISEVENGNKTASIITVFKIAVALDIKPSQLLQKMEEYFEFN; encoded by the coding sequence ATGGTAAAGGGAAACGAAATACAGAAAGCACTTGGTAAAACCGTGAGGGAATTACGGTTAGCTAACAATCTTTCTCAGGAAAAATTAGCAGAATTAGCCTCTCTTGACAGGTCTTATATATCTGAAGTTGAAAATGGTAATAAAACTGCTTCGATTATTACGGTTTTTAAAATTGCTGTTGCTTTAGATATTAAACCTAGCCAGTTGTTACAGAAGATGGAAGAGTATTTTGAATTTAATTAG
- a CDS encoding DUF3883 domain-containing protein — protein MPTTQESLWQPIKKALSHDGWTKLQSIYSTVETEIDFDDEDLQPEATDSSQPAWKKNVRNVLQSQKSRGEVLHQRTAKYKLPTTGDDWSYSEVDATVKDYFEMLKLELQNKSFNKAAHNRSLKPELNNRSRGAVEFKHQNISSVLEEMGLPYINGYKPYPNKQTLLKEVIIDELQSDERLQNLFEQLAAKPAQKTSLFQKESDLDSVFTDPPDFINSSKDSQDRNRKGAHIDFAQKEAQNRKLGQQGEEYVISIEKRRLQKIGRSDLADLVEWTSKEKGDGYGYDITSFNEYGDEIFIEVKTTKLSIKQAFFVTANELNTSEELSDSFQLYRVYNFSNNPKVYILKGNLAEQLNLIPTEYRAEI, from the coding sequence ATGCCTACTACTCAAGAATCACTCTGGCAACCTATCAAAAAAGCTTTGAGTCATGATGGGTGGACTAAATTACAATCAATTTACAGTACTGTAGAAACGGAAATTGACTTTGATGATGAGGACTTGCAACCCGAAGCTACTGACTCCAGTCAACCTGCCTGGAAAAAAAATGTCAGAAATGTACTTCAGTCCCAAAAAAGTCGAGGGGAAGTTTTGCATCAGAGGACTGCTAAATACAAATTACCTACAACAGGTGACGACTGGAGCTATTCAGAAGTAGATGCCACGGTTAAAGATTATTTCGAAATGCTAAAGCTTGAACTTCAGAATAAGTCCTTCAACAAAGCAGCTCATAACCGTTCTTTGAAACCCGAACTTAACAACAGAAGCAGAGGAGCTGTAGAGTTTAAACATCAGAATATAAGTTCGGTTCTTGAGGAAATGGGTCTCCCATATATAAATGGATATAAACCTTATCCAAATAAACAGACCCTTCTAAAGGAAGTAATCATTGACGAATTGCAATCTGATGAAAGGTTACAAAATCTTTTTGAACAATTAGCTGCAAAACCTGCGCAAAAAACTAGTCTTTTTCAAAAGGAATCGGACTTAGACTCTGTTTTTACAGATCCTCCTGATTTTATTAACAGTTCAAAAGACTCCCAAGATAGAAATCGGAAAGGAGCACATATAGATTTTGCACAAAAAGAAGCCCAGAATCGAAAACTAGGTCAGCAAGGTGAAGAGTATGTAATTTCAATTGAAAAAAGGAGATTGCAGAAGATTGGTCGGTCTGATCTTGCAGATCTTGTCGAATGGACATCAAAAGAGAAAGGGGATGGCTATGGTTATGACATTACCTCATTCAATGAATACGGAGATGAAATATTCATCGAAGTTAAAACTACTAAGCTTAGTATTAAGCAGGCTTTCTTCGTTACTGCGAATGAATTAAATACTTCAGAAGAACTAAGTGATTCCTTTCAACTGTATCGTGTTTATAACTTTTCTAATAATCCTAAGGTATATATTTTAAAAGGGAATCTAGCTGAACAGCTTAACCTTATTCCAACTGAATATCGTGCCGAAATTTAA
- a CDS encoding restriction endonuclease PLD domain-containing protein, which translates to MVLEKDLFKKILIDPANNSDELCILTGYGSAAMAEYHLTKLVELDLFPSVNLTVGMTPLSGIDSVNHECFQEYTQRESDNFGCRYIIKGDPVHSKLYIWLSGGEPREAYIGSANYSQVAFVENESNFYNQHELLVSSPPEEALTYYNRINQGSALCTSPEIESKVSIAPIGKKPGNENFLEGLPSISVPLPKKSDGKMRNKSGLNWGFRGKRNKNEAYIQLRPEVYKSDFFPPKPNRFTVYTDDGKKMIFTRAQKGREGDAIETPKGNSILGRYLRKRLGLSSGQRVKIHHLEKYGRNYIDFYKIDAETYYMDFASSDNSKTKKR; encoded by the coding sequence ATGGTACTTGAGAAAGATTTATTTAAAAAGATACTGATAGATCCAGCTAATAATAGTGATGAGCTTTGCATACTTACTGGTTATGGATCTGCTGCAATGGCTGAATATCACTTAACTAAATTGGTTGAACTGGACTTGTTTCCTAGCGTTAACCTTACTGTCGGTATGACACCGTTAAGTGGAATTGATTCAGTTAACCATGAGTGTTTTCAAGAATACACTCAAAGAGAATCTGACAATTTTGGTTGCAGATACATCATCAAAGGAGATCCTGTACATTCTAAACTCTATATATGGTTATCTGGGGGTGAGCCCAGAGAGGCATATATAGGTTCAGCAAATTATTCACAGGTTGCTTTTGTAGAGAACGAAAGCAATTTTTACAACCAGCATGAATTACTGGTTTCTAGCCCACCAGAAGAAGCATTGACTTATTATAACAGGATTAATCAAGGCTCAGCTCTTTGTACAAGTCCTGAAATTGAAAGTAAGGTTTCCATAGCTCCCATCGGTAAAAAGCCTGGTAATGAGAACTTTTTAGAAGGCTTGCCCAGCATTTCAGTTCCTTTACCTAAAAAAAGTGACGGAAAAATGAGAAATAAGTCAGGATTGAACTGGGGATTCAGAGGAAAACGAAATAAAAATGAAGCCTATATTCAACTAAGACCTGAAGTATATAAAAGTGACTTTTTTCCTCCGAAACCTAATAGGTTTACTGTTTACACTGATGACGGAAAGAAAATGATATTTACCAGAGCTCAGAAAGGTCGTGAAGGAGATGCGATAGAAACTCCTAAAGGTAATAGTATCTTGGGAAGATACTTAAGAAAGAGACTAGGATTATCTTCTGGTCAACGCGTAAAAATACACCACTTGGAGAAATATGGGAGAAATTATATTGATTTTTATAAAATTGATGCTGAAACCTATTATATGGATTTTGCGAGTAGCGATAATTCTAAAACAAAAAAGAGGTAA
- a CDS encoding very short patch repair endonuclease translates to MADTHSTEVRSKNMAAIQSKDTKPEIMIRRALHSEGIRYGLHNKKLPGTPDLHFRKYNAVLFVNGCFWHKHDCPLFNMPQSNIDYWKNKFKRNQNRDRQKINELKDAGKRISIIWECALKGKHSLPLENVTEKMIIWLNSGKRFVEIEGNY, encoded by the coding sequence ATGGCTGATACACACTCAACAGAAGTAAGGTCAAAAAATATGGCGGCAATTCAGAGCAAGGATACCAAGCCAGAGATAATGATAAGAAGAGCCTTGCATAGTGAGGGTATTAGATATGGGCTACACAACAAAAAACTACCAGGAACTCCAGATTTACACTTTAGAAAATATAATGCAGTTTTGTTTGTAAATGGTTGTTTCTGGCACAAACATGACTGTCCCTTGTTTAATATGCCTCAATCTAATATTGATTACTGGAAAAATAAGTTTAAGAGAAATCAAAACCGTGACAGACAAAAGATTAATGAGCTGAAAGATGCTGGTAAACGCATTTCGATTATTTGGGAGTGTGCACTTAAAGGCAAACACAGTTTACCTCTAGAGAATGTGACTGAGAAAATGATTATCTGGCTTAATTCAGGTAAGAGATTTGTTGAAATTGAAGGAAACTATTAA
- a CDS encoding DNA cytosine methyltransferase: MKVYRMAELFCGPGGLGLGAMNASEKFSDQKILPLWANDIHEETCETYAHNIHEGQGKILYAPVEGSDFQDNENHGTVICGPVEELDFRKTPSFEGLSFGFPCNDFSIVGEQKGTDGEYGPLYTYGVKALETHGPVWFVAENVGGLSSANEGKAFGKILTDLENANRGYNLTVNLYKFEEYGVPQKRHRIVIVGIRKDLDLKFRVPAPTTPEPEQQKTAKQAIENPPIPDGHPNHIFTNQSKTVVERLKHIPPGENAWYEGIPEEYRLNVKGARMSQIYRRLHPEEPAYTVTGSGGGGTHGYHWKEPRALTNRERARLQTFPDEFIFQGTKGSIRRQIGMAVPVDGAEIIFSALLKTLNQESYNYVEASFDHEELINTTDPDLEVVRV; this comes from the coding sequence ATGAAAGTTTATCGGATGGCGGAATTGTTTTGTGGTCCTGGCGGCTTGGGATTGGGAGCAATGAACGCCTCAGAAAAGTTCTCTGATCAAAAGATACTCCCATTGTGGGCAAATGATATTCATGAAGAAACATGTGAAACTTATGCTCATAATATTCACGAAGGGCAAGGAAAAATACTTTATGCGCCAGTTGAAGGATCAGACTTCCAAGACAATGAAAACCATGGCACTGTAATTTGTGGTCCTGTTGAAGAATTAGACTTTAGGAAAACTCCATCATTTGAGGGGCTCTCTTTTGGTTTCCCTTGTAATGATTTTAGTATTGTAGGGGAACAAAAAGGAACTGACGGAGAATATGGTCCGCTGTATACATACGGAGTTAAAGCTCTCGAAACTCATGGACCAGTATGGTTCGTTGCTGAAAATGTCGGAGGACTTTCAAGTGCAAATGAGGGAAAAGCATTTGGCAAAATATTAACTGATCTGGAAAATGCAAACAGAGGATATAATCTAACGGTAAATCTGTATAAGTTTGAAGAATATGGAGTGCCACAAAAAAGACACCGGATAGTTATTGTCGGAATTCGAAAAGATCTTGACCTAAAGTTTCGAGTGCCTGCCCCTACTACTCCAGAACCTGAACAGCAAAAAACTGCCAAGCAAGCAATAGAAAATCCTCCGATACCAGACGGACACCCTAATCATATCTTTACTAATCAGTCAAAAACTGTTGTAGAACGTCTTAAACATATTCCACCCGGAGAAAATGCCTGGTATGAAGGGATTCCTGAAGAATACAGGCTCAATGTAAAGGGTGCCAGGATGAGTCAAATTTATCGTCGCTTACATCCAGAAGAACCTGCATATACTGTCACCGGCAGCGGAGGCGGAGGTACACACGGTTACCACTGGAAAGAGCCAAGAGCATTAACTAACAGGGAAAGAGCAAGGCTCCAGACCTTTCCTGATGAATTTATCTTTCAAGGCACCAAAGGTAGTATTCGGAGACAGATAGGCATGGCTGTTCCAGTAGATGGTGCTGAGATAATTTTCAGTGCTTTGCTGAAAACATTAAACCAAGAGTCATATAATTATGTAGAAGCTTCTTTTGATCACGAAGAGTTGATTAATACTACTGATCCGGATTTAGAAGTGGTACGCGTTTAA
- a CDS encoding DUF6339 family protein codes for MKRLKAGAKEYIDDKFLLGDFSKIKFITNHLEQSDISFDIDKLKKEIYYAEREWEKNDPQMDAYIAPKLHSILDISRSQATDSGFWKYLTIVEFRKFVRHRWANADGKVSIDRYWGSKRRNALCRLWWAAELTERAGNFDLTIKLLSGSGQDQYEWFLMGSKFSNYPEVLEPIIETLIDEKRDVYRNVIENFNRLLTTVLLESLGKESIREILITLKKAYKEGKKPNISSLDIFATKSNTGT; via the coding sequence ATGAAGAGACTGAAAGCAGGGGCTAAAGAATATATAGATGACAAGTTCCTTTTAGGGGATTTCAGCAAAATTAAATTTATTACAAATCATTTAGAGCAGTCTGATATAAGTTTTGATATTGATAAACTGAAAAAAGAAATTTATTACGCTGAAAGAGAATGGGAGAAAAATGATCCCCAAATGGATGCTTATATCGCTCCTAAGTTACATAGTATTCTGGATATCTCACGAAGCCAAGCAACAGATTCCGGATTTTGGAAATACTTAACAATAGTCGAATTCCGTAAATTTGTGAGACACCGGTGGGCAAATGCTGATGGTAAGGTCAGTATTGACAGATACTGGGGTTCTAAGCGTAGAAACGCGTTATGCCGCCTCTGGTGGGCAGCAGAATTGACTGAAAGAGCCGGGAATTTTGATTTGACCATAAAATTATTGTCGGGATCAGGTCAGGATCAGTACGAATGGTTTTTGATGGGAAGTAAATTCAGCAACTATCCGGAAGTATTGGAACCTATCATAGAGACATTGATTGATGAAAAAAGGGATGTATATCGTAATGTTATTGAAAATTTCAACAGGCTATTAACTACAGTTTTATTAGAATCACTCGGAAAAGAGTCAATCAGAGAAATATTGATAACTTTAAAAAAAGCTTATAAGGAAGGGAAAAAACCTAATATTTCTTCTTTAGATATATTTGCAACTAAATCTAATACAGGCACATAA